Proteins from a genomic interval of Salmo trutta unplaced genomic scaffold, fSalTru1.1, whole genome shotgun sequence:
- the LOC115191201 gene encoding tripartite motif-containing protein 16-like, whose protein sequence is MRWSGDCMLCESDREELHSIDEQRARKQVQLQDPQRSVQGRIRSRERELGEFQQSIEAVKASAALVLEDSNTLFVDLALRLERTRGEVRARLEAQERTVLGRAERELETLERELEELQRRDKEMGQLLTGDNAQFLQAAPLLCVLPPTGRHPRAPLILPAQGFSAARRALSHLRARMEELCREEVDKISCAVNESSSVCHMSGGECLKAVPASFPLSPLSLQPSDQRMRVSFLRCSCRLSLDPDTAHPTLFLLEGPQGAHCGEEPQCYPLHPLRFDSVAQVLCREGQFGGGGWVDIGVTYKGIGRKGGGKPCLLGRNESSWRLRCTHAGYAAWHDNRKTTVAPVPADRRVSGTPEGSVVILQCGVRRRFPCSTRSGVRSLSRCTQRFG, encoded by the exons ATGCGGTGGAGTGGCGACTGTATGCTGTGCGAGTCTGACCGAGAGGAACTGCACAGCATCGACGAGCAAAGGGCGCGGAAACAG gttcaGTTGCAGGATCCTCAGAGGTCAGTACAGGGAAGGAtcaggagtagagagagggagctgggAGAGTTTCAACAGAGCATAGAGGCCGTCAAG GCATCAGCTGCGTTAGTCCTGGAGGACAGCAATACCCTGTTTGTGGACCTGGCCCTCCGCCTGGAGAGGACCAGGGGGGAGGTGAGGGCCAGGCTGGAAGCCCAGGAGAGAACTGTCCTgggcagggcagagagagagctggagaccCTGGAGAGAGAACTGGAGGAGCTACAGAGGAGAGACAAGGAAATGGGCCAGCTACTGACAGGGGATAATGCTCAGTTCTTACAG gCGGCTCCCCTGCTGTGTGTCCTCCCACCCACTGGGCGGCACCCCCGAGCCCCTCTCATCCTTCCCGCACAAGGCTTCAGTGCAGCCCGCAGAGCTCTGTCCCACCTCAGGGCCCGCATGGAGGAACTCTGTAGAGAGGAAGTGGACAAGATCAGCTGCGCAG TGAACGAGAGCTCCTCTGTCTGTCACATGTCTGGTGGAGAGTGTTTGAAAG CAGTGCCTGCAtcgtttcctctctcccctctctctctccagccttcGGACCAGAGGATGAGAGTATCCTTCCTCAGGT GCTCCTGTCGTCTGTCCCTGGACCCAGACACGGCCCACCCCACCCTGTTCCTCTTGGAGGGTCCCCAGGGGGCTCACTGTGGAGAGGAGCCCCAGTGCTACCCCCTCCACCCCTTGCGCTTCGACTCCGTGGCCCAGGTCCTCTGTAGGGAGGGCCagtttggaggaggagggtgggtgGACATTGGGGTGACGTACAAAGGGATCGGACGTAAAG GAGGCGGAAAACCCTGTCTGCTGGGACGGAACGAGAGCTCATGGCGTCTGAGATGCACGCACGCCGGGTACGCCGCGTGGCACGATAACCGGAAGACGACCGTAGCCCCTGTGCCCGCGGATCGGCGTGTTTCTGGAACACCAGAAGGGAGCGTTGTCATTCTACAGTGTGGCGTCCGACGCCGTTTTCCCTGCTCCACACGTTCAGGTGTCCGTTCTCTCAGCCGCTGTACCCAGCGTTTCGGTTAG